TCCATGGCTTGTTCAGCGTGAGGCCCGCGCCTCTTCGTGGAACAGTGGATAAATCAAGACATGGTGGGCTCGGCACGAGCCGACATCTGGCCGCTTTGGGCCGCAGGCGATGAAAAGGACTTATCAACCGCACAACCGCCGCCGTTTACGGACGCACGGATTTCGGGCGCGCATGGCCACGCCGGGGGGAAGAAACATTCTCAGACGCCGCCGCGCCAAGGGGCGCGTGCGCCTGACCATCACGATTCCTCCCAAACAGCCCGGCTAGACCGGCGGCGGCACGCCGTCGTGAACTCCAGTTCCGCGGGGTTCGGCAGAGCGGACCGGCTGCACAGGTCCGCGGAATTCCTCACTCTTCAGCGGCGCGGCACGCGATATCAGAGCGAACATTTCGTGCTTTACGGCGGCCTTGGCGGCGCAACCGGTGAACGCTCGCGGTTGGGAATCACGGTTTCGGGCCGGATCGGCAATGCCGTGGTGCGCAATCGCCTGAAGCGCCGGGTGCGCGAATGCTACCGGCAAAAGCTGCGCGGGATGCTACCCGCGGGAGCGGAGATCGTGGTAATCGCGCGCAGAGGCGCCGGCGAACTTCAGTGGGCGGCGCTCGACGCAGAGCTTCGAACCGGCGTCGCGAATCTGGGCCGCAGGCTCGGCGGCAATTCCGATATTCGGCAAAACGACGTCGGGCAGAAATCGATGCGCGGGACAGAGCGCGGCCGTGATTGAGCGGGCAAAGAACCGGCTCCGCTCCGCTCCGCTCACGGCGGCAATGGGAATGATTTCGCTCTATCGCCGCCTGATCTCGCCACTCGTGACGGCGACAGCCGGCCCCGCCTGTCGCTTCGAACCTACCTGTTCCGAGTACGCCCATCAGGCCCTGACTATTCACGGTCTGGGGCGCGGTCTTCATCTCACCCTGTGCCGAGTTTTGCGATGCCGGCCGCTCGGCGGATGGGGTTACGACCCGGTGCCATCCCGTGCGGCCGAGCAGCCGCATCACCCTTGAAGGAGTAATTTGGACAGCACACGTCAGATCGTCATCTTTGTCCTGCTGGTGCTGGCGGCGATCTTTTACGCCGATTTCATCCGCTGGATTCGCCCGCCGAAGGTTCCGCTGGGGCAGCACGCGCAGCGGCCCGGAACCGTCGAGTCGCCCGCGCCGGCCGCGTCGGGGACGGCGGCTGCGCCGTCTTCCGCGGGTCCCGCCTCAGGTCCTGCGGCAGGTCCCGTGGCAAGCGCGGCGCCGAGCTACGCCGCCGCCGGTGAGGGCGAGGAGACGGATACGACAGCGCCCGAGCCGCTGATGCCGCCCTCGACGAGCGCGAGTCCGCCGCGCACCATCGAAGCCGACACCGATCTGTATGAGGCGACGTTCACCGCGAAAGGCGCGCGGCTGCTGAACTTCCGGCTCAAGCGCTACCGCGAAACGGTCCGCAAGGACAGTCCGCTCTACGATGTCGTCGTGCAGGGTGCGCGCCTGCCGCTCGGACTGATCATAAGCCGCGGCGACAAAATCTACGCCGATACGGCCCTCGACTACACTACCGACGCTCCCGCGCGGGTCGAAGTGGGTCCGGACGGCGAAAGCGCGAGCGTGACCTTCACGGCAGACACCAGGGAAGGGCTGAGGCTTACCAAGCGTTTCACCTTCCGCAATGGCAGCTACGTCTATGGGGTGGACGCGGAGGTGAGCGGCGCGGCCGCCGACGTCAAGGCCGTCGGGTTCACGATGAGCCAGCCGCTGACCGAACGCGCGCCGGAACAGGGTTACCGGGACTACCCGGCGCTCCAGGCCGATATCGACGGCAAGGTGCTTAACGAGTACCAGAAGCAGCTGCAAAAGGGCGTCGCGCCCGTCACCGGCGAGATCGCTTTTGCCGGCTTCGGCGACCGCTATTTCCTCTCCGCCTTCATCCCCAAGGCGCCGGCCAAGGGCGAGCTGCTGATGGCGTACGGCGGTAACGAGGCTCGGGCGGAGATGCTGTTTGCGGGAGCGCTCAAGGTCTCGACCGCGGTGTACATGGGGCCCAAGCAGCTCAACCTGCTGGAGGCTGCGAGTCCCAACCTGAGCAAGGCGATCAACTTCGGATGGTTCGGCGTCCTCGCGATCGTCTTTGTGCGCGCGCTCCAGGTCTTCCACACCGTCGTCCCGAACTACGGCTGGGACATCATCGTGCTGACGATAGCGGTGCGGGTGGCAACGCTCCCGGCGTCGATCAAAGCCCAGCGCTCGGCGCTCAGGATGCAGCGTCTGGCGCCGCAGGTCGAGAAAATCCGCGCCAAATTCAAGGATGATTCGACGCAGCTCAACCGCGAGATGATGGAGCTGTACAAGCGCAATCACGTCAATCCGCTCGGCGGATGCCTGCCCACGGCGATCCAGTTCCCGATTCTCTATGGGCTCTATGAGGCGCTGCTCAATTCCATCGAATTGCGCCACGCGCCGTTTATGCTCTGGATCAGGGATTTGTCAGCACCCGACTGCCTGCCGATCTCGTGGCTGCCCAAAATGCCGGGTATCGATTGCCACGGCCTCCCGGTCGTGGTCCTGCTGATGGGCGCCAGCACCTTCCTGCAGCAATGGATGATGCCCAAGGCGGGCGACCCCAATCAGCAGAAGATGATGATGTGGATGCCCATCATGTTTACGGTGCTGTTTATAGCCCTGCCGGCCGGGTTGTCCCTCTATTACTTTGCCTCCAACGTACTGGGTATAATTCAGCAGTTTTTCCTGAATCGGGAATTCAAACAGTACACCCCAGTTGCCGCAGCATGAGCGAACCCAACGAAGCGATCGAGGTAACAGCCCCCAGCGTCGACGAAGCGATCAAGCAAGCGCTCGATCAGCTGGGGGCTTCCCAGGACGACGTCGTCATCCAGGTGCTGAGCACGCCGCGCTCGGGCGTGCTCGGACTGGGCGCGCGCCAGGCGCGCGTGCGCGTCGAGCGCCGCGCGCCCGAAGGCGCGAGCAGCGGCGTGATGTCGCCGCCGCTAGCTCCGCCCCCCGCTCCGCGCGAGCGCCATCAGCAGCGGCAACGCGAGCGCGCTGAGCCGCGTCAACGCGAGCAGCGGCCCGAACAACCACCGCCGCAGGCGCGAGCTTCAAGCGGCAGCGCCGACCGGAGCGGCGCGGAAAAGCGGAGCGCCGAGCCAGAACGGCGCCGCGCTCCGGACCGGAGTGCCGAAGCATCGATGCGCCGGGACGAAAGCGCGGCGCCAGGAGAGGACGAGGGCGCAGCGTCGCGCAAGGCGGTCGGACTCGACGAGCAGGCGCGCGAAGCGACCACCATCCTCGCGCGAGTCCTCGAGCTGATGGGCGAGAGCTCGGAGATCACAACCACCGAAGAAGATTCGGAAGGTATCGAACTGTCAATCAAGGGTGACGGTTCGGGGCTCCTAATCGGACGCCATGGCCAGACCCTCGATTCGCTGGAATATCTCGTCAATCGCGTCCTGGCCCGGCGGATAAAGGACGCCGTCCCGATCACGATCGACACCGAATCCTACCGCGAGCGCCGCCGCCGGCAGCTTCATCGGATGGCGCTGTCGATGGCCGAACAGAC
This genomic interval from Candidatus Binataceae bacterium contains the following:
- the yidD gene encoding membrane protein insertion efficiency factor YidD, giving the protein MISLYRRLISPLVTATAGPACRFEPTCSEYAHQALTIHGLGRGLHLTLCRVLRCRPLGGWGYDPVPSRAAEQPHHP
- the rnpA gene encoding ribonuclease P protein component — protein: MNSSSAGFGRADRLHRSAEFLTLQRRGTRYQSEHFVLYGGLGGATGERSRLGITVSGRIGNAVVRNRLKRRVRECYRQKLRGMLPAGAEIVVIARRGAGELQWAALDAELRTGVANLGRRLGGNSDIRQNDVGQKSMRGTERGRD
- the rpmH gene encoding 50S ribosomal protein L34, encoding MKRTYQPHNRRRLRTHGFRARMATPGGRNILRRRRAKGRVRLTITIPPKQPG
- the jag gene encoding RNA-binding cell elongation regulator Jag/EloR, which translates into the protein MSEPNEAIEVTAPSVDEAIKQALDQLGASQDDVVIQVLSTPRSGVLGLGARQARVRVERRAPEGASSGVMSPPLAPPPAPRERHQQRQRERAEPRQREQRPEQPPPQARASSGSADRSGAEKRSAEPERRRAPDRSAEASMRRDESAAPGEDEGAASRKAVGLDEQAREATTILARVLELMGESSEITTTEEDSEGIELSIKGDGSGLLIGRHGQTLDSLEYLVNRVLARRIKDAVPITIDTESYRERRRRQLHRMALSMAEQTKREHVPVTLEPMPPRDRRVVHLALKDDPLITTRSTGEGFMRVVEIIPVGERREGADARGGGRPRGGGGGEGGGGGGRGRQRERATGEQREREQPVGQQGGFKHGQKRMF
- the yidC gene encoding membrane protein insertase YidC → MDSTRQIVIFVLLVLAAIFYADFIRWIRPPKVPLGQHAQRPGTVESPAPAASGTAAAPSSAGPASGPAAGPVASAAPSYAAAGEGEETDTTAPEPLMPPSTSASPPRTIEADTDLYEATFTAKGARLLNFRLKRYRETVRKDSPLYDVVVQGARLPLGLIISRGDKIYADTALDYTTDAPARVEVGPDGESASVTFTADTREGLRLTKRFTFRNGSYVYGVDAEVSGAAADVKAVGFTMSQPLTERAPEQGYRDYPALQADIDGKVLNEYQKQLQKGVAPVTGEIAFAGFGDRYFLSAFIPKAPAKGELLMAYGGNEARAEMLFAGALKVSTAVYMGPKQLNLLEAASPNLSKAINFGWFGVLAIVFVRALQVFHTVVPNYGWDIIVLTIAVRVATLPASIKAQRSALRMQRLAPQVEKIRAKFKDDSTQLNREMMELYKRNHVNPLGGCLPTAIQFPILYGLYEALLNSIELRHAPFMLWIRDLSAPDCLPISWLPKMPGIDCHGLPVVVLLMGASTFLQQWMMPKAGDPNQQKMMMWMPIMFTVLFIALPAGLSLYYFASNVLGIIQQFFLNREFKQYTPVAAA